In a genomic window of Erigeron canadensis isolate Cc75 chromosome 5, C_canadensis_v1, whole genome shotgun sequence:
- the LOC122600469 gene encoding HVA22-like protein k, which produces MAFMGSNLPTEVGLRLLLVPLDSNIVIRTACCSVGVGLPIYSTFKAIETKDQNEQQKWLLYWAVYGSFSVGEIFADKFISWFPLYYHMKLAFLVWLQLPTTNGAKQLYTNHLRPFFLRHQARLDHIAGLFYSEAGKFISAHQGEFQFMKTIMMKLYMSVKQLVNGSDQPAMTQERRAITGPREHSASSDSEDGRHDDNHDDDDYVSVSAAS; this is translated from the exons ATGGCTTTTATGGGATCAAATTTACCCACTGAG GTTGGTTTGCGGTTGCTTCTTGTCCCTCTTGATTCCAACATTGTAATCCGCACAGCATG CTGTTCTGTGGGAGTTGGTTTACCAATTTACTCTACATTTAAAGCAATAGAGACAAAGGATCAAAATGAGCAACAAAAGTGGCTTTTATACTGGGCAG TGTATGGATCATTTAGTGTTGGAGAAATATTTGCTGACAAATTTATCTCCTG GTTTCCACTTTACTATCACATGAAGCTTGCATTCCTTGTTTGGCTTCAGCTTCCAACCACAAAT GGGGCTAAGCAGTTATACACAAATCATCTACGTCCTTTCTTTTTGAGGCACCAAGCTAGGCTTGATCACATTGCAGGGTTGTTTTACAGTGAAGCG GGTAAATTCATTAGTGCTCACCAAGGTGAATTTCAATTTATGAAGACAATCATGATGAAGCTATATATGTCAG TTAAGCAATTAGTCAATGGTAGTGATCAACCTGCCATGACACAAGAAAGAAGAGCAATCACAGGCCCGAGAGAACATTCTGCGAGCTCTGATTCTGAGGATGGTCGTCATGATGATAATCACGACGATGATGACTATGTATCTGTTTCTGCAGCCTCTTAA